A genome region from Cucumis sativus cultivar 9930 chromosome 4, Cucumber_9930_V3, whole genome shotgun sequence includes the following:
- the LOC101217913 gene encoding uncharacterized protein LOC101217913, whose product MGERQSSPTHLEPWNSLHGKVVMVTGASSGLGREFCLDLAKAGCKVIAAARRIDRLQSLCDEINRLNLSSSSSLPTPTAIAVELDISADGKSIEKSVKNAWESFGFIDALVNNAGFRGNVKTCLELSEEEWDQVMGTNLKGSWLVSKYVCSHMRDSKRGGSVISISSISGIERGQLPGGLAYAASKAGINILTKVMALELGPYNIRANSIAPGLFKSEITEGLMQKDWLNTVAYKTSPLRTFGTSDPALTTLIRYLIDDSSRYVSGNIYIVDTGATLPGFPIFSSL is encoded by the exons ATGGGGGAACGCCAATCTTCACCTACTCATCTCGAGCCTTGGAACTCCCTTCACGGCAAGGTGGTCATGGTCACCGGAGCCTCCTCCGGCCTTGGCCGTGAGTTCTGTCTCGATCTTGCTAAAGCCGGTTGTAAAGTCATCGCCGCCGCTCGCCGAATCGATAGGCTCCAATCTCTTTGCGACGAAATCAATCGCCTTaatctctcttcttcttcctccctcCCTACTCCTACAGCCATAGCTGTAGAGCTCGATATTAGCGCCGATGGAAAAAGCATTGAGAAATCAGTCAAAAATGCTTGGGAATCCTTCGGCTTCATCGATGCCTTAGTGAATAATGCAGGTTTTAGAG GTAATGTGAAGACTTGTCTAGAATTGTCTGAAGAGGAATGGGATCAAGTTATGGGAACAAATCTTAAAGGTTCTTGGTTGGTATCAAAGTATGTGTGTAGTCATATGCGTGACTCCAAAAGAGGTGGTTCTGTTATCAgcatttcttccatttctggTATTGAAAGAGGCCAACTACCTGGTGGTCTTGCCTATGCTGCTTCAAAGGCAGGCATAAACATTTTGACAAAG GTTATGGCTCTTGAATTAGGGCCATACAATATCAGAGCAAATTCCATAGCCCCTGGGCTTTTTAAATCTGAGATTACAGAGGGTCTGATGCAAAAAGATTGGCTAAATACTGTAGCCTACAAAACTAGCCCTTTAAGGACATTTGGTACTTCAGATCCAGCATTAACAACACTCATTCGATATCTGATTGACGATTCTTCTCGATATGTCTCGGGCAACATTTACATAGTTGATACTGGAGCTACATTACCTGGTTTCCCAATTTTCTCATCTCTTTGA